Within the Trichoderma breve strain T069 chromosome 3, whole genome shotgun sequence genome, the region TTCCTCAGCTTCGTCAACAAGGGACCTGAGAGTGAGCGCGGCTGCAGCATGAACAAGGCCTTGAAGCGATTCCACCGGGAGCGCCAAGCCGCCGGCTCTAGCTCccccaagggcaaggaagagaaggaactGTGGCGATCTCTGCGACTTCGACGCAACGACCGAGGCGAAATTGTTCTTTTTTGTGAAGAATAAACAAAAATAAGAAAtcaaacgaaaaaaaaacataacATGAAAAAAACGGAAAACAAAATTCGACGGCCTCGCCCAAAGGACGGGGCCTGCTCAGTGTTACTTGGATACAAGGAGTTTTTGCTGGATCATCTTGCTTTCTTTGAACAGCGTTTTTATATGTTTGGCCGGAACGGAACTGTACTACTATGTCTTCTATCTGTCATACTATTCTAAAGGGTCATGGATAGACGGGCACACTTGGTCTTCCCCCCCTGtaacaacatcaacatcgaCGACAACGTTTCCAGGAATTCTGTGGCAAAAGGTGCACCATTATGGAACAAACATTTGGGGTTTGCGAGAGGTGGCTGCTCTGGCCATGGAATGGAAGTCGTCAACTAATCTTGTGGCATTAATACTGCGGTATGAGACGGAAAGATGGGCATTGAGGGCAGTAATGACGGAGATGAATGATACCATGAAGGGAGGAATGTGTGATGGGAAAGCTTCAATTCTCTTTGTTCTATTtatcttgttctttttatCATTTTCATTTGTGTATGATGGCATAAGAGGTGGATCATTGGCTGACAAGCCTTACGAGGCATCTGCTCTATTTCATATCTATTCTTCTACATCTTGTTTTCACCATTTCCTGCAAACAACgtattactactactacatgtatggagtatTACACCCTAGCTATCCAAGAACATCTGAATTTTAtttcaaaaaaaaaaaagagtttCGTTACATGACGCGTAAGGGGAGGATGTGTTGTACCATGGCCTCTCTTCTGCACAAAGGACACTCGGGCTTTTCTCTAACCCAGTCGCCGATGCATTCCCAGCAGAAGACGTGCCCGCATTGGGTGGCGGCGggatccttcatctcctcgagACACAGCGTGCATTTGCGCTGTTGGCTTCCTTTGATATATCCCATAGTGGATTCGTTTTCGAGATGGAATCTTGGGATGCCGCTCATGGGCGTGTGCGTTGTCGTAGCGATGTCCACCTTGCTGGCTGGGGCCCCGTTGGTTCCGCTGAGTAAAAGCTCGTTGTTGGATGCGGTATAGGTGTTGTTGTGGCTGAGCGAGACGTCGAGCTCGCCCGAGTGGAAGGCGGCCCTCTCGCGCTGGGATGAAGCGACGGAGGAGAAGGTTTCGCGGACGTGGAGGAAGGCCTGGACGCCCATCTGGATGGCGAGCAGGACGCCGAGGAGCTCGTAGCCGCCGCGGTCGGGGGTGTCGGGGACGGTGCGGGTGAATACGTAGCGCAGGGAGAGGAGGCGCTTGGAGAGCTCGTAGTAGGTGCCGTTGAAGtagaagagggcgaggacgacgGCCTGCAGCGGCGCGGCGGACGTGACCGACGACAGATGCGTGGAGATGTAGTCTAGGAAGCGAGCCTGGCGCGTCTTCGTCTTGCCCTGCTGCTTTAAGGTAGCGAGGCGGCGGTCGAGAAAGGCTCGTAAGCGGGC harbors:
- a CDS encoding pex2 / pex12 amino terminal region domain-containing protein: MAATTAPSPSTPSSQPSSSTTPYPFAAAPDIVRSHQKDAYFTGQLSNSFTDLYRRLFGARSAHSLAPELRTAASLLYFGLTTLPGNRTLGEEYCDLVQVDASAGLSLPALPSRAAYIVGTILLPYLASRILPGLRARLRAFLDRRLATLKQQGKTKTRQARFLDYISTHLSSVTSAAPLQAVVLALFYFNGTYYELSKRLLSLRYVFTRTVPDTPDRGGYELLGVLLAIQMGVQAFLHVRETFSSVASSQRERAAFHSGELDVSLSHNNTYTASNNELLLSGTNGAPASKVDIATTTHTPMSGIPRFHLENESTMGYIKGSQQRKCTLCLEEMKDPAATQCGHVFCWECIGDWVREKPECPLCRREAMVQHILPLRVM